In the genome of Rhodoferax fermentans, one region contains:
- the nagB gene encoding glucosamine-6-phosphate deaminase, whose translation MEIIIQATPESATSVAARIVARLLREKPNAVLGLATGSTPLLLYRALIDMKLDWRRVTTFNLDEYIGLPQDHPQSYHSFMWENLFRHINIPKENVNIPDGNASDIPGCCAAYEQRIRDAGGIDLQILGIGTDGHIGFNEPTSSLASRTRIKTLTPQTRKDNARFFGSEAEVPGHVITMGIGTIMEARQNLMLAFGNNKARAIAEAVEGPITTINPASILQMHPDAKVCLDAEAAAQLKRAEYYRWVYDNKPDWQHL comes from the coding sequence ATGGAAATCATCATCCAAGCCACCCCCGAAAGCGCCACCAGCGTTGCCGCGCGCATTGTTGCCCGCCTGTTGCGGGAAAAACCCAACGCGGTTCTTGGGCTGGCCACGGGCAGCACACCGCTGCTGTTGTACCGCGCGCTGATTGACATGAAACTCGACTGGCGCCGTGTGACCACCTTCAACCTGGACGAATACATCGGCCTGCCACAAGACCACCCGCAGTCGTACCACAGCTTCATGTGGGAAAACCTGTTCCGGCACATCAACATTCCCAAAGAAAACGTGAACATCCCGGACGGCAACGCCAGTGACATTCCTGGTTGCTGTGCGGCCTACGAGCAGCGCATCCGCGATGCGGGTGGCATCGACCTGCAGATATTGGGGATTGGCACCGACGGCCACATCGGCTTCAACGAACCCACATCGTCACTGGCCTCGCGCACACGCATCAAGACCCTGACACCGCAAACCCGCAAAGACAACGCACGCTTCTTTGGCAGCGAGGCCGAGGTTCCGGGCCACGTCATCACCATGGGCATTGGCACCATCATGGAGGCGCGACAAAACCTGATGCTGGCCTTCGGTAACAACAAGGCGCGGGCTATTGCCGAAGCGGTGGAAGGGCCGATCACAACCATCAACCCGGCCTCCATCCTGCAGATGCACCCGGACGCCAAGGTCTGCCTGGACGCCGAAGCCGCAGCCCAGTTAAAGCGGGCCGAGTACTACCGCTGGGTCTACGACAACAAGCCGGATTGGCAGCATCTGTGA
- the nagA gene encoding N-acetylglucosamine-6-phosphate deacetylase, giving the protein MSTSLTGCILTPDGWVRGTLSFDERIATITGDNVATPQPDDALILPGFIDLHVHGGGGADVMDGHGAVETVARLHARHGTTSLLATTMTAPRDSIEQALTDVGRAMRQRAPGTARILGVHLEGPFINASRLGAQPSEARTGTIEELSALHALAPIRVLTLAPEISGHLDFIRQLKIAGIIAQIGHSNGSYEEGVAALDAGAGGFTHLFNAMSEFHHRKPGMVGAALAHAEFAEIIPDLLHVHPGAIRAARRAIPKLYCVTDSTSGAGMPDGSYHLGSQCVTKCLGGVRLADGTLAGSVLTMDQAFRNLVSIGIPAHEAARHVSTHPADYLGETERGRLLPGAYADIVVMSPELQITQVFVEGEPIERSPASH; this is encoded by the coding sequence ATGTCGACATCTCTCACCGGCTGTATCCTGACGCCTGACGGCTGGGTTCGCGGCACGCTCTCTTTTGACGAGCGCATTGCGACCATCACCGGAGACAACGTTGCCACCCCGCAGCCTGACGACGCCCTGATCCTGCCTGGATTCATCGACTTGCATGTGCACGGTGGTGGTGGTGCCGACGTGATGGACGGACACGGTGCCGTTGAGACGGTGGCGCGTCTGCATGCCCGCCACGGCACCACCAGCTTGCTGGCAACAACGATGACCGCGCCACGTGACAGCATCGAACAGGCACTCACCGATGTTGGCCGGGCGATGCGCCAACGCGCGCCCGGTACCGCTCGTATTCTTGGCGTTCACCTGGAGGGGCCGTTCATCAACGCCAGCCGACTGGGGGCACAACCCAGCGAAGCACGTACCGGCACAATTGAAGAACTCAGCGCCTTACATGCGCTGGCCCCCATCCGCGTGCTGACCCTGGCGCCCGAAATCTCGGGGCACCTTGACTTCATCCGTCAGCTGAAGATTGCCGGCATCATTGCGCAAATTGGCCACAGCAACGGCAGTTACGAAGAGGGTGTGGCTGCACTCGACGCAGGCGCAGGCGGCTTCACGCACCTGTTCAACGCCATGAGCGAGTTTCACCACCGCAAACCGGGCATGGTGGGCGCGGCGCTGGCACATGCCGAGTTTGCCGAGATCATCCCCGACTTGTTGCACGTGCACCCAGGTGCCATCCGCGCCGCGCGCCGGGCGATTCCCAAGCTGTATTGCGTGACCGATTCAACCTCTGGCGCGGGCATGCCCGACGGCAGCTACCACCTCGGTTCGCAGTGCGTGACCAAGTGCCTGGGCGGTGTCAGGCTGGCCGATGGCACACTGGCCGGCAGCGTGCTGACCATGGATCAGGCTTTCCGCAATCTGGTGTCGATTGGTATCCCCGCGCATGAAGCGGCGCGCCATGTCTCCACCCATCCGGCGGACTATCTTGGCGAAACCGAACGCGGGCGTCTGCTGCCTGGCGCCTACGCTGACATTGTTGTGATGTCGCCGGAACTGCAAATTACCCAGGTCTTTGTTGAAGGCGAACCCATCGAGCGGTCGCCCGCATCTCACTGA
- a CDS encoding GFA family protein, protein MTNTTPFPLEGGCDCRAVRYRLETAPLFVHCCHCRWCQRESGAAFALNAMIEADRVTNLGVEPELVHTPSNSGLGQKIARCPSCRVALWSHYAGAGPVLTFVRVGTLDQPDLLPPGIHIFTQSKQPWLVLGDAVPVVPEYYDREQHWPPESLARWQGVLPAFQAYRASLKR, encoded by the coding sequence ATGACCAACACAACCCCATTTCCCCTTGAAGGCGGCTGCGATTGCCGGGCCGTGCGGTATCGCTTGGAGACGGCGCCGCTGTTTGTGCATTGTTGCCACTGTCGTTGGTGCCAGCGCGAGTCGGGCGCTGCGTTTGCGCTCAACGCGATGATCGAAGCGGACCGGGTCACCAACTTGGGTGTTGAACCCGAGCTGGTGCACACCCCGTCCAACAGCGGCTTGGGGCAAAAGATCGCACGCTGCCCGAGCTGTCGTGTGGCGCTCTGGAGCCACTACGCAGGCGCCGGGCCGGTGCTCACGTTTGTGCGTGTTGGCACGCTAGACCAGCCCGACCTGTTGCCGCCAGGCATCCACATCTTCACCCAGTCCAAACAGCCCTGGCTGGTCCTTGGTGACGCTGTGCCTGTGGTGCCAGAGTACTACGACCGCGAACAGCACTGGCCGCCCGAGAGCCTGGCGCGTTGGCAGGGCGTTTTGCCTGCTTTTCAGGCCTACCGGGCTTCGTTGAAGCGTTGA
- a CDS encoding esterase/lipase family protein, whose product MSTARPANKPRHVRASDLRAAAALAVQATHAITGITEGVHQSVWRTLGASHGATPAHTTGLTGLVYQGIHGVTALIGRGLASALTRLEPLLQGVEDQSDESPERLAVIAALNGVMGDRLAASNNPLSLPMTLRLPEQSTQDRQGPEANLASNLMLTNAEPKLLLVIHGLCMNDLQWTTQRQDHSLNHASSLANALGYTPVYLRYNSGLHVSQNAQTLAQQLEALVARWPTALSQITVLAHSMGGLLIRSALFYASQAGLTWPERVKHIVFLGTPHHGAPLERAGNWVDELLGSTPYSRPFAKLGQLRSAGVTDLRYGHLLDVDWQGHDRFRRQPDRRQPVPLPERIACYAVAATTATKRGSLADRLLGDGLVPLPSALGQHADPARCLVFAPSHQMVLYNTHHMQLLSSPLVTRQLLLWLA is encoded by the coding sequence ATGAGCACCGCACGCCCCGCCAACAAACCCAGGCATGTGCGCGCCTCCGATTTACGGGCGGCGGCGGCGCTGGCGGTACAGGCCACACACGCCATCACCGGCATCACCGAAGGGGTGCACCAATCGGTCTGGCGCACGCTGGGCGCATCCCATGGGGCCACGCCCGCGCACACCACCGGACTGACCGGACTGGTGTACCAGGGCATCCACGGCGTCACCGCACTCATCGGGCGCGGACTGGCCAGCGCCCTGACGCGCCTGGAGCCGCTGCTGCAGGGTGTGGAAGACCAAAGTGACGAATCACCCGAACGCCTGGCGGTGATTGCGGCCCTCAATGGGGTGATGGGTGACCGCCTGGCTGCCAGCAACAACCCGCTGTCACTGCCGATGACGCTGCGTTTACCAGAGCAATCTACCCAGGATAGACAAGGGCCAGAGGCCAATTTGGCATCCAACCTGATGCTCACCAACGCAGAGCCCAAGCTGCTGCTGGTGATCCACGGCCTGTGTATGAACGACCTGCAGTGGACCACCCAGCGCCAAGACCACAGTCTCAACCACGCCAGCAGCCTGGCCAACGCGCTGGGCTACACCCCGGTGTACCTGCGTTACAACAGCGGCCTGCATGTGTCGCAAAACGCCCAAACACTGGCCCAGCAGTTGGAAGCGCTGGTGGCGCGCTGGCCCACGGCTCTGAGCCAGATCACCGTGCTGGCACACAGCATGGGCGGACTGCTGATCCGCAGTGCGCTGTTTTATGCGAGCCAGGCCGGGCTGACATGGCCCGAACGGGTCAAACACATCGTGTTCCTGGGCACACCCCACCACGGCGCGCCGCTGGAGCGGGCCGGCAACTGGGTCGATGAGCTGCTGGGCAGCACACCCTACAGCCGCCCATTTGCCAAGTTGGGCCAGCTGCGCAGCGCCGGTGTCACCGACCTGCGCTACGGCCACCTGCTGGATGTGGACTGGCAGGGCCATGACCGCTTTCGCCGCCAACCCGACCGCCGCCAGCCAGTGCCGCTGCCCGAACGCATCGCCTGTTATGCGGTGGCGGCCACCACCGCGACCAAACGCGGCAGCCTGGCCGACCGCCTGCTGGGCGACGGTCTGGTGCCGCTGCCCAGCGCTTTGGGACAACATGCCGACCCGGCGCGTTGCCTGGTGTTTGCGCCGTCACACCAGATGGTGCTGTACAACACCCACCACATGCAGTTGCTCAGCAGCCCGCTGGTGACGCGGCAGTTGTTGTTGTGGCTGGCCTGA
- a CDS encoding copper homeostasis protein CutC, with the protein MHLPSLLFEACVESFEAALTAQQRGAHRIELCSALDQDGLTPSHELVQRCVQGLSIPVLAMIRPRGGDFVYTEAELDQMERDIKSCQQAGVAGVVFGLLTEDGEIDMHNTERLVRTALPLAVTFHKAIDYSTDVQASFKRLNTLHGITRVLTSGGQTTAWEGRDALKAMHALPGRQIEIVAAGKLLPANRRQLADYTGVTELHGKNIV; encoded by the coding sequence ATGCATCTTCCTTCTCTGCTTTTTGAGGCCTGTGTCGAATCGTTCGAGGCGGCACTGACCGCCCAACAGCGCGGCGCGCACCGTATCGAGTTGTGCTCGGCATTGGATCAAGACGGCCTGACGCCGTCACACGAGCTGGTGCAGCGTTGTGTGCAGGGCCTGTCGATTCCGGTTTTGGCCATGATCCGCCCGCGTGGTGGCGACTTTGTGTACACCGAGGCGGAGCTTGATCAGATGGAACGCGACATCAAAAGCTGCCAACAAGCCGGTGTGGCTGGCGTTGTTTTTGGACTTTTGACCGAGGACGGCGAGATTGACATGCACAACACCGAGCGCCTGGTTCGCACCGCGTTACCGCTGGCTGTGACCTTTCACAAGGCCATTGACTATTCAACTGACGTGCAGGCGTCGTTCAAGCGACTCAACACCCTCCACGGCATCACCCGCGTGTTGACATCTGGTGGGCAAACAACGGCCTGGGAGGGGCGCGACGCGCTCAAGGCCATGCATGCGTTGCCGGGGCGGCAAATCGAAATCGTCGCGGCTGGCAAACTTTTACCGGCCAACCGGCGCCAGTTGGCCGACTACACCGGCGTGACAGAGTTGCACGGCAAAAACATCGTGTGA